In one window of Romboutsia hominis DNA:
- a CDS encoding alpha/beta hydrolase, with amino-acid sequence MNLKSIKLKLFNIGKTITNSYIKDNNIKGKIIRYGNNKRQYYKVYTPYSSNLKSTIFFIHGGGWWHGNPSLYSGVGKFFYKLGYQTVLCGYRLVPFHRYPTQIDDVFKALKHYIECNKEINSIVIAGYSAGGELASRLVFDHDRQLKYNINKDLLKGFISLSGVLDFSKCTSIYSKILVNNYVYKSNIKKANPISLLNKEVNLPILCIHGESDSLINVNTSISFIKKVNNLDENTILKTIKRAEHEDTIDIVRGDGNKYSEYILRFIKEIDDIKKIDI; translated from the coding sequence ATGAACTTAAAATCCATAAAACTTAAATTATTTAATATAGGCAAAACTATAACTAATAGCTATATAAAAGATAATAATATAAAAGGGAAAATTATTAGATATGGTAATAATAAAAGACAATATTATAAGGTATACACTCCTTATAGCAGTAATTTAAAGTCAACTATATTTTTTATACATGGTGGAGGCTGGTGGCATGGAAATCCATCACTTTATAGTGGTGTAGGGAAATTTTTTTATAAATTAGGATATCAAACTGTATTATGTGGATATAGGCTAGTTCCTTTTCATAGATATCCAACTCAGATAGATGATGTATTTAAAGCTTTAAAACACTATATAGAATGTAATAAAGAAATAAATAGTATAGTAATTGCAGGATATTCGGCAGGTGGAGAATTAGCTTCTCGTTTAGTGTTCGACCATGATAGACAGTTAAAATATAATATTAATAAAGATTTATTAAAGGGTTTTATATCATTGTCTGGAGTGCTTGATTTTTCAAAATGTACTTCTATATACTCTAAAATATTGGTGAACAATTATGTATATAAAAGTAATATTAAAAAAGCAAATCCTATAAGCCTTTTAAACAAAGAAGTTAATTTACCTATACTGTGTATTCATGGAGAAAGTGATTCTTTAATTAATGTTAATACTTCTATATCTTTTATTAAAAAAGTAAATAATCTAGATGAAAATACTATACTTAAAACAATAAAAAGAGCAGAACACGAAGATACAATAGATATAGTAAGAGGAGATGGAAATAAATATTCTGAATATATATTAAGATTTATAAAGGAAATAGATGATATAAAGAAAATAGATATATAG
- a CDS encoding FAD-dependent oxidoreductase has translation MKVIVVGCTHAGTAAVINIKEKYPESEIVVYEKNDNISFLSCGIALSISKVVTEPEKLFYNSPKGLEDLGIKANMKHKVLDIDFINKKVKVKNLMDNEILEDTYDKLILTLGSWPIVPRFEGGELENIVLCKNYDHAKTIINKSKDAKNVVVIGAGYIGVELAEAFKIQGKNTILIDAEDRIMSKYLDSEFTDIAEKTFTEKGVRLELGQKVEKFEGKDGKVSKVITNKSKFEADLVVLCIGFKPNTHLLKDKIDMLPNGAIMIDEYMRTSAKDVFAAGDCCVVKYNPAKDTRYIPLATNAVRMGTLIAKNLVEPKLKYLGTQGTSGIKIYDLSIASTGLTEEMANKTTKFNVGSVIVKDNYRPEFMPTFEEVILKLVFDKDNHKILGGQIISKVDLTQFMNTLSVVIQNEMTLEELAVTDFFFQPHFNKPWSLLNIAALEAIK, from the coding sequence ATGAAAGTTATAGTTGTAGGATGCACTCATGCAGGAACAGCTGCAGTTATTAATATAAAAGAAAAATATCCAGAAAGTGAAATAGTAGTATATGAAAAAAATGATAATATATCATTTTTATCATGTGGTATAGCATTAAGTATTTCAAAAGTTGTAACTGAGCCAGAAAAGCTTTTTTATAACTCTCCTAAAGGTTTAGAAGATTTAGGAATCAAAGCAAATATGAAACATAAAGTTTTAGATATAGATTTTATTAATAAAAAAGTTAAGGTAAAAAACTTAATGGATAATGAAATATTAGAGGACACTTACGATAAGTTAATATTAACACTAGGCTCATGGCCAATAGTCCCTAGATTTGAAGGAGGAGAGTTAGAAAATATAGTATTATGCAAAAACTACGACCATGCAAAAACTATAATAAATAAAAGTAAAGATGCAAAAAATGTAGTTGTAATAGGTGCGGGTTATATAGGTGTAGAACTAGCTGAAGCCTTCAAAATTCAAGGCAAAAATACTATATTAATAGATGCAGAAGATAGGATAATGTCTAAATATTTAGATTCTGAATTTACAGATATAGCAGAAAAAACTTTTACAGAAAAAGGTGTAAGGTTAGAGCTAGGTCAAAAGGTCGAAAAATTTGAAGGTAAAGATGGTAAGGTAAGTAAGGTTATAACAAATAAAAGCAAATTTGAAGCAGACTTAGTTGTACTTTGTATTGGGTTTAAACCTAATACTCACTTACTTAAAGATAAAATAGATATGTTACCTAATGGAGCTATAATGATAGATGAGTATATGAGAACAAGTGCTAAAGATGTTTTTGCAGCAGGAGATTGTTGCGTAGTTAAATATAATCCAGCTAAAGATACTAGATATATACCACTTGCTACGAATGCAGTTAGAATGGGAACTTTAATAGCTAAAAACTTAGTTGAACCAAAATTAAAATATCTCGGAACACAAGGAACTTCAGGAATAAAGATATATGATTTATCAATAGCATCAACCGGACTTACAGAAGAAATGGCAAATAAAACAACTAAATTTAATGTAGGCTCAGTGATAGTTAAAGATAATTATAGACCTGAATTTATGCCAACATTTGAGGAAGTAATCTTAAAATTGGTATTTGATAAAGATAATCATAAAATTTTAGGTGGCCAAATTATATCTAAAGTAGATTTAACTCAATTTATGAACACATTATCTGTAGTTATACAAAATGAAATGACTTTGGAAGAATTGGCTGTAACAGACTTTTTCTTCCAACCTCACTTTAATAAACCTTGGAGTTTGTTAAATATAGCTGCACTTGAAGCTATAAAATAG
- a CDS encoding 4-hydroxy-3-methylbut-2-enyl diphosphate reductase has product MNVKIAKEAGFCFGVKRAMKMAWNELEKNSDGIYALGPLIHNKQAVKKYENKGLLTIDDINSVPNSKHMIIRSHGVSEDVYIEAREKDISIIDTTCPFVKKIHRKAKSYYDKGYQIIVIGDYKHPEVIGINGWCKNNAIIIKTLDYAKNLEFDKTKKYCVVAQTTINIELYKEITDYLESILDNVVLNNTICSATKVRQEAARELSNEVDCVVVIGGKHSSNTQKLVNICKEYVDTYAIETKEELDIDTLKKYENIGITAGASTPDWIIEDVVTFIKSL; this is encoded by the coding sequence ATGAACGTAAAAATAGCTAAAGAAGCAGGATTTTGTTTTGGTGTAAAAAGAGCTATGAAAATGGCTTGGAATGAATTAGAAAAAAATAGTGATGGCATATATGCACTAGGTCCACTTATACATAATAAACAAGCAGTTAAAAAGTATGAAAATAAAGGACTTTTAACTATTGATGATATAAACTCTGTTCCAAATTCAAAACATATGATAATAAGATCTCATGGAGTAAGTGAAGATGTATATATAGAAGCGAGAGAAAAAGATATAAGCATAATAGATACAACTTGCCCGTTTGTAAAAAAGATTCATAGAAAAGCTAAATCTTACTATGATAAAGGGTATCAGATAATAGTTATAGGAGACTATAAACATCCAGAAGTCATCGGTATAAATGGATGGTGTAAAAATAATGCTATAATAATAAAAACACTAGATTATGCAAAAAATTTAGAATTTGATAAAACTAAGAAATATTGTGTAGTAGCTCAAACTACAATAAATATAGAATTATATAAAGAGATAACAGATTACTTAGAATCTATTTTAGATAATGTAGTATTAAATAATACTATATGCTCAGCTACAAAAGTAAGACAAGAAGCTGCTAGAGAATTATCAAATGAAGTAGATTGTGTAGTTGTAATAGGTGGAAAACATAGTTCAAACACTCAAAAACTAGTTAATATATGCAAAGAGTATGTAGATACATATGCAATAGAAACAAAGGAAGAATTAGATATAGATACATTAAAAAAGTATGAAAATATTGGAATAACAGCTGGTGCATCAACACCAGATTGGATAATAGAAGATGTTGTTACATTTATAAAATCATTATAA
- a CDS encoding lysophospholipid acyltransferase family protein, with protein sequence MSFYNFATKVLLMFSKTFYKFEVIGKENIPNEGNIIIACNHKSNLDPIFIASAIQNREIAAIAKKELFKSKPLAFILNKLNVIPINRDKPDVSTIKNILRSIKDGYILGIFPEGTRVKEPGFGQAKGGLTVFAVKGKADVVPISIISNYKFFNRVTVYIDKPISFKEYYGKKLTTEDNERLAQNVLEVIKENYYIHSK encoded by the coding sequence GTGAGTTTTTATAATTTTGCAACAAAAGTTCTTTTAATGTTTTCAAAAACATTTTATAAATTTGAAGTAATAGGAAAAGAGAATATTCCAAATGAAGGAAATATAATAATAGCTTGTAATCATAAATCAAACTTAGACCCTATATTTATAGCATCAGCAATACAAAATAGAGAAATAGCAGCTATTGCTAAGAAGGAATTATTTAAATCAAAACCGCTGGCATTTATTTTAAATAAATTAAATGTTATACCGATAAATAGAGATAAGCCTGACGTGTCAACCATAAAAAATATTTTAAGATCTATAAAAGATGGGTATATATTAGGTATATTCCCAGAAGGAACAAGAGTTAAAGAACCAGGATTTGGACAGGCCAAAGGTGGGCTTACAGTATTTGCCGTAAAAGGAAAGGCTGATGTTGTTCCTATATCTATAATAAGTAATTATAAGTTTTTTAATAGAGTTACAGTATATATAGATAAGCCTATATCATTTAAAGAATACTATGGTAAAAAGCTTACTACTGAGGATAATGAAAGATTAGCTCAAAATGTATTAGAAGTTATTAAAGAAAATTATTATATACATTCAAAATAA
- the cmk gene encoding (d)CMP kinase yields the protein MRNLVIAVDGPAGAGKSTIAKIIANRLNINYIDTGAMYRAITYKCLKNNIDINNEEEVVKLAKDTDIDFRDNNIYIDGNILKEEIRTMEVSNNVSNVAKIKEVRYLMVDVQREIGKRNSVILDGRDIGSYVFPNADYKFYLVATPEERGQRRFKELKEKGYETTLEEIIKDIIKRDEIDSNREFAPLVKADDAIEIDTTGKTIDDVVESVISKINL from the coding sequence ATGAGAAATTTAGTAATAGCAGTAGATGGTCCTGCAGGAGCAGGTAAAAGTACAATAGCTAAAATAATAGCAAATAGGTTAAATATAAACTATATAGATACAGGTGCAATGTACAGAGCAATAACTTACAAGTGTTTAAAAAATAATATAGATATAAATAACGAAGAAGAAGTAGTTAAGCTAGCCAAGGACACAGATATAGATTTTAGAGATAATAATATATATATAGATGGAAATATATTAAAAGAAGAAATAAGAACTATGGAAGTTAGTAATAATGTGTCTAATGTAGCTAAAATAAAAGAAGTTAGATATTTAATGGTAGATGTTCAAAGAGAAATAGGAAAAAGAAATTCTGTTATATTAGATGGAAGAGATATAGGTTCATATGTATTCCCTAATGCAGATTATAAATTCTATCTAGTAGCAACTCCAGAAGAAAGAGGTCAAAGACGTTTCAAGGAATTAAAAGAAAAAGGATATGAAACAACTCTTGAAGAAATAATTAAAGATATAATTAAGAGAGATGAAATAGATTCAAATCGAGAATTTGCGCCACTTGTTAAGGCTGATGATGCTATAGAAATAGATACAACTGGAAAAACTATAGATGATGTTGTTGAAAGTGTAATATCTAAAATAAATTTATAA
- the aroH gene encoding chorismate mutase, whose amino-acid sequence MKTLAIRGATTVVSNTKADILDETAKLVQTIIIENALDIDDIISMCFTMTNDLDKVYPSVAVRDILDITDIPMLNFEEKYIDGSLKMCIRIMMHVNTDKSKKDIKHIYLNDAKDLRKDLITNIYK is encoded by the coding sequence ATGAAAACATTAGCGATAAGAGGTGCAACAACGGTTGTTTCTAATACTAAAGCAGATATACTTGATGAGACTGCAAAGTTAGTACAAACTATAATAATAGAAAATGCATTAGATATTGATGATATAATAAGTATGTGTTTTACAATGACAAATGACTTAGATAAAGTATATCCATCAGTAGCAGTTAGGGATATATTAGATATAACAGATATTCCTATGCTTAACTTTGAAGAAAAATATATAGATGGAAGTCTTAAAATGTGCATAAGAATTATGATGCATGTAAATACAGACAAATCTAAAAAAGATATAAAACATATATATTTAAACGATGCTAAAGACTTAAGAAAAGATCTAATAACAAATATATACAAATAA
- a CDS encoding NAD(P)/FAD-dependent oxidoreductase encodes MSKVIVVGGGPSGMMAAITASKNNNEVILIERNEELGKKLRVTGGGRCNLTNYRDIEDFFDKIVTNKKFLYSSFYTFTNHSLLEYFKSNGLEYIIEDFNDHKVYTKSGKSEEVIDILKNDLKDNSVKVIYNKQVIDIIVENDAVSGVILNDGQNIKGDKVIISTGGKSYPHTGSDGSMYDILVKHNHTLKKIYPALTPLTIKEHWIKNLQGVSIQNVEISCKIRNKKIYQVGDILFAHFGLTGPCVLKLSSYINKYVEDNLIELNIDFLPNTSSDEISKIIRENPNKNIINNLRRLLPQNFLKEVLKILNLTDKKANELTKTDEEKIISYIKSMKLTCNGTKGIKTSQVTSGGISVKEINSSTMESKIIKNLYLTGELIDIDAETGGYNLQIAFSTGYLAGISV; translated from the coding sequence ATGTCAAAAGTAATAGTAGTTGGTGGTGGTCCATCAGGTATGATGGCAGCTATTACAGCTTCAAAAAATAATAATGAAGTTATACTTATAGAAAGAAATGAAGAATTAGGAAAAAAGCTTAGAGTCACGGGCGGAGGAAGATGTAATCTTACTAATTATAGAGATATAGAAGATTTCTTTGATAAGATAGTAACTAACAAAAAATTTTTATATAGTAGTTTTTATACATTTACTAATCATAGCTTATTGGAGTATTTTAAAAGTAATGGATTAGAATATATAATAGAAGATTTTAATGATCATAAGGTATATACTAAATCAGGTAAATCAGAAGAAGTTATAGATATCCTAAAAAATGACTTAAAAGATAACAGTGTTAAAGTTATATATAATAAACAAGTTATAGATATAATAGTAGAAAATGATGCAGTTTCTGGTGTAATACTTAATGATGGTCAAAATATAAAGGGAGATAAGGTTATAATATCAACTGGAGGGAAAAGCTACCCTCATACAGGTTCGGATGGATCAATGTATGATATATTAGTTAAACATAATCACACATTGAAAAAAATATATCCAGCACTTACTCCACTTACTATAAAGGAGCATTGGATAAAAAATTTACAAGGTGTATCTATACAAAATGTAGAAATATCTTGTAAGATAAGAAATAAAAAGATATATCAAGTGGGAGATATATTATTTGCACACTTTGGCCTAACAGGTCCTTGTGTACTTAAACTATCTTCTTATATAAATAAATATGTAGAAGATAACTTAATAGAACTTAACATAGACTTCTTGCCAAATACTAGTTCAGATGAAATATCTAAAATAATAAGAGAGAATCCTAATAAAAATATAATAAATAATTTAAGAAGATTACTTCCACAAAACTTTTTAAAAGAAGTGCTTAAGATTCTTAATTTAACTGATAAAAAAGCAAATGAATTAACAAAAACAGATGAAGAGAAAATAATAAGCTATATAAAATCTATGAAACTTACTTGTAATGGTACTAAAGGAATAAAAACATCGCAAGTAACAAGTGGTGGAATATCAGTTAAAGAGATAAACTCTTCAACTATGGAATCAAAAATAATAAAAAATTTATATCTTACAGGGGAATTAATAGATATAGATGCAGAAACAGGGGGCTATAATTTACAAATAGCCTTTTCAACGGGATATTTAGCGGGAATAAGTGTATAG
- a CDS encoding histidine phosphatase family protein, producing the protein MANTFYIVRHGQTNWNILGKTQGHGNSDLTAKGEEQAICLGEALKEYPIDYIYSSDLGRALQTANLIGEKIGVKVKETPALREMGFGVWEGLLIDEIKKDYLETYNTWRNEPHLVNIEGGETLHLIKDRLEVFIKELNEKYNDKHILLVSHSVTVRVLLLSFLNSGMENIYRIKQDNTALNIVEYRDYGPVIIKMNDTNHIKNNEKINNSALE; encoded by the coding sequence ATGGCTAATACATTTTATATAGTAAGACATGGACAAACCAATTGGAACATATTAGGTAAAACGCAAGGGCATGGAAACTCTGATTTAACAGCTAAGGGAGAAGAACAAGCAATTTGTCTTGGTGAAGCTTTAAAAGAGTACCCAATAGATTACATATACAGTAGTGATTTAGGAAGGGCGCTACAAACTGCTAATCTTATAGGAGAAAAAATAGGTGTTAAGGTAAAAGAAACACCTGCACTTAGAGAAATGGGATTTGGTGTTTGGGAAGGTCTTTTAATAGATGAAATTAAAAAAGATTATTTAGAAACTTATAATACTTGGAGAAATGAACCTCATCTAGTAAATATAGAAGGTGGAGAAACTCTTCATTTAATAAAGGATAGATTAGAAGTATTTATAAAAGAATTAAATGAGAAATATAATGACAAACATATATTATTAGTCAGTCATTCTGTAACTGTTAGAGTATTACTATTATCATTTTTAAACTCAGGTATGGAAAATATATACAGAATAAAGCAAGATAATACGGCTTTAAACATAGTAGAATATAGAGATTATGGCCCAGTAATAATAAAAATGAATGATACTAATCATATAAAAAACAATGAAAAGATAAACAACTCTGCATTAGAATAG
- a CDS encoding MerR family transcriptional regulator, with product MEKYFSIGEMAKLNNISIETLRHYDRYNLLNPDYINEKTGYRYYSIKSFMKLDIIKKCKAIGLSLDEIKDVMNDYDSLGSILKTLEKQKDLVNKKLHELNTIKESIEHLENDIKDSLAIGLNNVFIKYNEERKMIKYNYSGRYTEEFEMNLRKSLVEIEEMYNTFNYQIVFSTSYNDLINKDKLTYTRTMIKTEDVLNTDERIIILPKGNYLTMYFDDTFYDIKKYYNLIINYIKEKNVKVIGDFHEVYIITRANSSGEIKALAQIEILIENNI from the coding sequence ATGGAAAAATACTTTTCAATAGGAGAAATGGCTAAATTAAATAATATATCCATAGAAACATTAAGACATTACGATCGATATAATTTATTAAACCCAGATTATATAAATGAAAAAACAGGATATAGATATTATTCTATAAAAAGTTTTATGAAGCTTGATATTATAAAAAAATGTAAAGCAATAGGTCTATCCTTAGATGAAATAAAGGATGTAATGAATGACTATGATTCATTAGGATCTATACTAAAAACACTTGAAAAACAAAAGGATCTTGTAAACAAAAAACTACATGAGTTAAATACTATAAAGGAAAGTATAGAACACCTTGAAAATGATATAAAAGACTCGCTTGCTATTGGACTTAATAATGTATTCATAAAATATAATGAAGAAAGAAAAATGATAAAATATAATTACTCTGGAAGGTATACAGAAGAATTTGAAATGAATCTTAGAAAAAGTCTAGTAGAAATAGAAGAAATGTATAATACATTTAATTATCAAATAGTTTTTTCAACATCTTACAATGACTTAATAAATAAAGATAAATTAACTTATACAAGAACTATGATAAAAACAGAAGATGTATTAAATACAGATGAGAGAATAATAATCCTACCTAAAGGAAACTACCTTACAATGTATTTTGATGATACCTTTTATGATATTAAAAAATACTATAATTTAATAATAAACTATATAAAGGAAAAAAATGTAAAAGTTATTGGAGATTTCCATGAAGTATATATAATAACAAGAGCAAATAGTAGTGGTGAAATAAAAGCACTAGCACAAATAGAGATACTTATTGAAAATAATATTTAG
- a CDS encoding MATE family efflux transporter: MISEFLKYAIPSAFAMLVSALYTIIDGIFVGQGVGDNALAAVNIVLPFTVMLVGIANMMAVGGGALISKNIGAKNIEKAVNIFRQVCKFLLIVTVFISLVCVIFAKPIVKMLGATEALETLAVDYLKYYAIFCIPNLVGLALNSFVRNDGKPKLAMYSIIAGAITNIILDYVFIFPFGLGIKGAAIATGLGQIVTVAIMLPHFIQKKGCLTFGKVKIEKEVISDLLKIGFPSFLSQISFSFIVLVHNLTLVNVMGEIGVSAYSILNYIGTNIYMVLFGLTLGAQPLISYNFGRKDKDKVLKYYKINSMASIVTTAVFVVICYVFGKQIIGIFTNDKQILEIAYFAVKLGTLSYFMVGLNIGTIVFYQAIEMPKLSTLICLFRSVIFLPISLFVLSKVFGADGIWAGTLVSESLTFIAINLIANIKTSTTKSINKLVETAQ; encoded by the coding sequence ATGATAAGTGAGTTTTTAAAATATGCAATCCCTTCTGCCTTCGCTATGCTTGTATCGGCATTATACACTATAATAGATGGAATTTTTGTTGGGCAAGGTGTAGGAGATAACGCGTTAGCAGCAGTCAATATAGTACTGCCATTTACAGTAATGTTAGTTGGTATAGCTAATATGATGGCTGTAGGGGGAGGAGCTTTAATCTCTAAAAATATAGGAGCTAAAAATATTGAAAAAGCAGTAAATATATTTAGACAGGTATGTAAATTCTTACTTATAGTAACTGTATTTATAAGTTTAGTATGTGTTATATTTGCAAAGCCTATAGTAAAAATGCTAGGAGCGACGGAAGCTCTTGAAACATTGGCAGTTGACTATTTAAAATACTATGCAATATTTTGTATTCCTAACCTAGTAGGATTAGCACTTAACAGTTTCGTAAGAAATGACGGAAAACCAAAATTAGCAATGTATTCCATAATAGCAGGTGCTATAACTAATATAATATTAGATTATGTATTCATATTCCCATTTGGACTTGGAATAAAAGGTGCAGCTATAGCAACAGGACTTGGACAGATAGTAACAGTAGCTATAATGCTTCCTCATTTTATACAGAAAAAAGGTTGTTTAACTTTTGGGAAAGTAAAAATAGAAAAAGAAGTTATAAGTGATTTATTAAAGATAGGGTTTCCTTCTTTCTTATCTCAAATAAGTTTCTCTTTTATAGTGCTTGTTCATAATTTGACATTAGTAAATGTTATGGGAGAAATAGGAGTATCGGCATATAGTATATTAAATTATATTGGAACTAATATATATATGGTACTATTTGGATTGACATTAGGAGCACAACCTCTTATTAGTTATAACTTTGGGAGAAAAGATAAAGATAAGGTGTTAAAATATTACAAAATTAATTCTATGGCATCTATAGTTACAACAGCTGTATTTGTAGTAATATGTTATGTATTTGGAAAACAAATAATAGGAATTTTTACAAATGATAAACAAATATTAGAAATAGCATATTTTGCTGTTAAGCTAGGAACTTTAAGTTATTTCATGGTTGGGTTAAATATAGGAACAATAGTGTTTTACCAAGCTATAGAAATGCCAAAGTTATCTACTTTAATATGTTTATTTAGATCTGTTATATTCTTACCGATATCTTTATTTGTACTATCTAAAGTATTCGGTGCAGATGGTATATGGGCAGGTACATTAGTATCTGAATCATTAACATTTATAGCAATAAACTTAATAGCTAATATAAAAACTTCAACAACTAAATCAATAAATAAACTTGTAGAAACTGCACAGTAA
- a CDS encoding cation diffusion facilitator family transporter has protein sequence MISNFLVKSFIKNSEDINNESVRNRYGYLAGIVGIVLNLLLFIMKFSVGFITSSIAITADAFNNFSDMASSIITIVGFKLASMPPDKEHPFGHGRIEYISALIVAFMVMFVGVSFTKTSIQRILNPEVVVFEFVPFILLIISIAIKLWLSRFNKHIGQKIDSSALKASAADALGDVFTSSCVVLSYLASKYISFPIDGYIGVLVSLAIIYAGFTLVKETISPLLGEAPDPHLVKAINEKLLSYDYISGVHDLIIHNYGVGRRIASVHVEIPATIDIMTIHNIIDNAEYDISKELNIHLVIHMDPICMKDSEIVKTRNELNEILKKHKDIKSMHDFRIIGNDDVKTLVFDVVTSHDKDTSDDEIIKYIKDEVKKIHPHYKCKIIIDKDYH, from the coding sequence ATGATTTCTAATTTTTTAGTTAAATCTTTCATTAAAAATAGTGAGGATATTAATAATGAAAGTGTTAGGAATAGATATGGTTACTTAGCTGGGATTGTTGGTATAGTTTTAAATTTACTACTGTTTATAATGAAATTTTCAGTAGGATTTATAACATCTAGTATCGCAATAACAGCTGATGCTTTTAACAATTTCTCTGATATGGCATCTTCTATTATAACTATAGTAGGATTTAAGTTAGCTAGTATGCCTCCAGATAAAGAGCATCCCTTTGGGCATGGACGAATAGAGTATATATCAGCCTTAATAGTTGCATTTATGGTTATGTTTGTTGGTGTAAGCTTTACGAAAACTTCTATACAAAGAATACTAAACCCAGAAGTTGTAGTATTTGAATTTGTACCATTTATATTATTAATTATATCAATTGCAATAAAACTTTGGCTAAGTAGATTTAATAAGCATATTGGGCAAAAAATTGACTCATCTGCACTTAAAGCATCTGCAGCAGATGCACTTGGTGATGTATTTACTTCAAGTTGTGTTGTATTATCTTATCTAGCATCAAAGTATATATCTTTTCCGATAGATGGTTATATAGGTGTTTTAGTTTCTCTAGCTATAATCTATGCAGGATTTACGTTAGTCAAGGAAACTATAAGTCCTTTACTTGGAGAAGCTCCAGATCCACATTTAGTTAAAGCTATAAATGAAAAATTATTATCTTACGACTATATATCAGGAGTACACGACTTAATAATTCATAACTATGGTGTTGGAAGACGTATAGCATCTGTACATGTTGAAATTCCTGCTACTATAGATATTATGACCATACATAATATTATAGATAATGCCGAATATGATATATCTAAGGAACTTAATATCCATTTAGTTATTCACATGGATCCTATATGTATGAAAGATAGTGAAATAGTTAAAACAAGAAATGAGCTTAATGAGATATTAAAAAAACATAAAGATATTAAATCTATGCATGATTTTAGAATTATTGGTAATGATGATGTAAAAACTTTAGTATTTGATGTGGTAACTTCCCATGATAAAGATACATCTGATGACGAAATAATAAAATATATAAAAGATGAAGTTAAAAAAATACATCCTCATTATAAATGTAAAATAATAATAGATAAGGACTATCATTAA
- a CDS encoding Crp/Fnr family transcriptional regulator, whose amino-acid sequence MNHWNELIYIYPFLNTLDEETKSIIKNSLIIREFDSDYTLIYESSSCLGFSLIISGSIRVYKLSDKGREVTLYKLEKGDTCYLSMSCMLTNKHFPAFAEVIEPTVIAFIPSSIFNKYIYNTLEFQKYIFENLYTKFNNVLKVLEELAFESVDIRIAKYLLLISQKANSSKYLYLTQEKIAQELGTSREVVSRILTDFKNKGILISSRGKISILDFDKLNNIAKL is encoded by the coding sequence ATGAATCATTGGAATGAATTAATATATATATATCCATTTTTAAATACATTAGATGAAGAAACTAAATCAATTATAAAAAATTCTTTAATAATTAGAGAATTTGATAGTGATTATACATTAATATATGAAAGCTCTTCTTGCTTAGGTTTCTCTCTTATAATAAGCGGATCTATAAGAGTGTATAAATTATCGGATAAAGGTAGAGAGGTGACACTTTATAAATTAGAGAAGGGTGATACTTGTTATCTTTCTATGTCTTGTATGCTAACTAATAAACATTTTCCAGCATTTGCAGAAGTTATAGAACCAACAGTTATTGCTTTTATACCAAGTTCTATATTTAATAAGTATATTTATAATACATTAGAATTTCAAAAGTATATATTTGAAAATCTTTATACTAAATTTAACAATGTATTAAAAGTATTAGAGGAATTAGCTTTTGAAAGTGTAGATATTAGAATAGCAAAATATTTATTATTAATTTCTCAAAAAGCTAATAGCAGCAAGTACTTATATTTAACTCAGGAAAAAATAGCACAGGAGCTTGGAACTAGTAGGGAGGTTGTAAGTCGTATACTTACTGATTTTAAGAATAAAGGTATACTTATTTCAAGTAGAGGTAAAATTAGTATATTAGATTTTGACAAATTAAATAACATAGCAAAGTTATAG